TACTGATTTTGATTCATAATAAAAGCCTTCGTGGCCCCTTTtatataataataatgataataataataataagaagaagaagaacgggctcctagctcagctggtcattccCGTTCtacaaagtttcatgcgttccaggaggttccAGGTTCAATTCGTCAATGAcgtaatataataataataatagaaagaaagaaagaaaaaaaagatcacTCCTcttatatttcaaaaaatataaatttattgctaagaaaaagaaaaaaaaacaatggcaAAATAGCCGGTGACTTGCACTCtctccgtcccaaattaattgagttatttgtagtttgcacaattattaaggTAAAGAGAAAATGAGattatgtttaagtatttttttttacaattatacccttatggataataactagtaaaacttagaaatgatttatctcttaaattataccacagtttttcgtaaactttataccattgaaaaacattttaaaacaactATGTAacacatgactatcaaattatacatatttcttatagtaataataatcaattaaaatgatagTTTTTAGAAATATCTTCCTTTGATTAGTGAGATAACTCAattatttatgggacaaaatttaagACCAACTAGTtcaattaatttgggacggaAGGAGTAGTATGATTCATGATATTCCATAGGAAGCCGCAAGTATCGAGGGGTAAGCACATGCATGGAAATGCAAAACAGAGATTGATTAGTCAAAGGATTAAATTAGACGGTATAGTGTCCCTCATATCGATTTCGAGGCATGTGCATCATATATATGTGTACGACATATTCGTTTTTCATGCACAAGAGCCACAATAGTATCAGTCAGTTATAGTTGTTTATTGCGCAACAGGTTCTTCTTATGCAACCCACTAAATATGGTATCAAATCAAATCTCTTGGGATCGatcccattcttcttcttcttccatttaaGCGTACATTGTTAACCTGTGCTCCATATCTTTCTCCACATGATTCTTTTTAAGTTTATAACTATGAAGATTTGAATGTGATACACGTAGATATCTTGGCAATGTCTCGTGACATGTTGGAGGTTGGGACTCTGCAAGTCTTCACAGTGCTGCATAGTATTTAGTTCCACTTTCCAAACCTCACATGCAGGAAAAAGATAAATTCCTAGAAAAGTAACCTCACGTGGTTCACCTTTCTGGTCTTTTGACCAAGGCAAGGAGGAAAACTTCCGTGTAGTGGTGGTGAACTTTCCAAACATTTCACACACAGCGTCACCGACTACCACCACTTTTGAGGGTACCCGTCATTTGCATTCACGGATGctgagagcgtccacagtggtgcgagtataaccaaagaccaaagactaaaaaaaagaccaaatttgggtttagtccgtcatgtggcgtagtgggaaaagagtatatttggtcgcgcgttgataaacattacgcctggaatcaggcgttggtaaagataatgCCCGAATGGGGCGctggtaaagataacgcgcgagtggggcgttggtatagtatacgtttcagaaacaaaaaaaaaaaaaaaaaatggggcggaggtataaagcccgccccatgtaagttttgaaaatttgtgaaagtggggcgtacattatatcaacgccccatcgggcgtacattatatcaacgccccgtttcaggcgtacattatatcaacgcccgatgaatggcggagattatatcaacgcccgatgtgcagcggagattatatcaacgcccgactatatttggatttggtcctgatcgcagaccaaatttggtctggattttactctttgatcaaattttgatcgatggtccgtcccactacgccagcccactcgactgaaaatttgggtttactcgtccattgcagttgctctgaTAAACTATCTAAGACTAAAACAACCCTTTGTAGACCATGCTTTTCTTTTCTTACCTGAACCCTAAAAAAACACTTTTTGGTCCAAAAACGATATTAACTAAAAAACCGAAACCGagcactttttctttttttctttcctcCCCATACTTCACTTTTACGAACCAAATTTCTCTCTTCATATATAATAAAATTTCACCACCATTTATTTGCTTCACAATGCTAGAAGAGGAAGAAGCAGAAGAAATATAAACAAATAATAATCTAAACAAAACCAAATCTCTCTTCCCTTCTCTGCAACGAAGAAGAGAGAGAGTGTGTGTTTAGAGAAATGCAAGAtccatcaaaccctaattcacagAAATTATCAGGAGGAATGGCTGGAAACAACAATCCTAGTAGTAGTAGTCTACCATTTAGAGGTTCACATCATAGAAGAGCACATTCAGAGGTAAATTTCCGGATCTCTGAAGACCTAGATCTAATTTCAGATCCATTTGATACAACAACAACTAGTTTTGAAGAAATGGGATCAGAAGATGATCTATTCTGTGCTTATATGGATATTGAGAAATTTGGATCTAAAGTTGAAGATGGTGCTGCTGGTAATATGAATTTGGAATCTGGAATTGGTGGTGGTGTGAATCAGAACAGtaatggcggtggtggtgggaatgATAGTGGGGTTTTTGGTGCTGAGAAAAATATGAGACCTAGACATAGACATAGTAATTCTGTTGATGGTTCTTCTTCTATGTCTAGAGGAGACAGAGAGAGTTTGTTTGGAGATGTTATGGAAGCTAAGAAAGCTATGGCTCCTGATAAACTTGCTGAGCTTTGGGCATTAGATCCAAAACGAGCCAAAAGGTATACTTCACTAATTACCTCATTTCTTGGATTGTTAGTGATATAGTGTGTTGAATTAGTAGTATAATTTGAAGTTTCTTGTTCAATTGTAGTTAGTCTCTGTTAAGGATGGTATAATTTGAagtttcttgttcaatttgaacTGGTACTATATGCAAATCTGGTGATAGTAGATATTAAAATATTCCATGGTACCTCTTGGAGAGCTTCAGATTTAGGTATATAAATGATAGGAAATCATGTCGAAAACAGCTAAGGATAGTCTATGCAGCAGTTGAGCTGTTTCTTAGAAGTCATGTTGTTGTTATTGCTGGTTGTAGGAATTTTTTCTTCTGTATATGCTTGTTGAGAGTAGTGTAGTTTGCTTAGCTATTTGCTTAAGGGGATCTGTGGCGAACGATCCTATTGGACTGTGAATACTTCCATGAATTTCTTTTGGTGTTAATTCTTGTGAATGTATGTATCATATAACCTAAATTTGCAGTCTCAATGTTTGATATCATGGATTTGGGAGTTCTTTGTGCACATATCACTTCTGTAGAAATATGTACCACATTGTCTGGATATTCCACAATTGGATTATATAATATGCTTATCTTAAATGTGAGGCGAGTTTAACAAGCCCGCGGGATGTTGCGACTTAAATAATGAGTATCTTTGCATAGTAAACTTCTAGGAGGTGGACACATCATTTAGTGTAGATTGCGACTAGGTTTTCACAGAACATATGAGTTTACTAATCTTCGTTCTGGATATGGTGATCTTTTCATTGTCAAAATCAAGCTGCAAAATACAGTAGCATTAGTGGATTATAACTACCAAGAATTTCTTTTCATTTAAAACGCAACCAATTTTCCCGGTGCCTAACCCCGCTAAACTGAAATCTTTGAAGAGATTTCTTAGGCCATTGCAGCCCCTTTATCAGTGAACAAGTCATTTGGTGTTTACGATTATTGTCATCAAAGatctttttccttattttttttttaatcttcttcttttccctcAGTTTTCCTTTTATGTTCTGTTGAAGcttctatatatttttgtttgtttattggCTACCATCTTTATTCTCTCCCTCTCACTTTATGTGTAGCTTGTGCTTACTATTTACACAAACTTGTCCTGCATTATGAATTTGATGGGGTTCATTGTTGTGGGTTCTGGCTTGGAGTCTATTTAGCATCCAAATTTCCGAAAGAATGATTCTTTCCTGGTGGTCTGCACCGTGTACTGATTGAATATCCTTGCCTACAGTTTATAGTGTATGTGTGTTATTCTAGTTTCTCCTCTTGGGATGTGGCGACGGTTTTGATGTCTTGTTTTTTCTGAATCTATGCAGGATTTTGGCAAATCGTCAGTCTGCTGCACGTTCTAAGGAGCGAAAAGCCCGATATATAATTGAACTTGAACGAAAAGTTCAGACCCTTCAAACCGAAGCAACTACTCTTTCTGCACAGCTCACATTATTCCAGGTTTGGAATGGTtgatgttttcttgttgttaagtTGATTTTCAATAGCATCATAGCAG
This portion of the Papaver somniferum cultivar HN1 chromosome 11, ASM357369v1, whole genome shotgun sequence genome encodes:
- the LOC113325390 gene encoding transcription factor RF2b-like, with the translated sequence MQDPSNPNSQKLSGGMAGNNNPSSSSLPFRGSHHRRAHSEVNFRISEDLDLISDPFDTTTTSFEEMGSEDDLFCAYMDIEKFGSKVEDGAAGNMNLESGIGGGVNQNSNGGGGGNDSGVFGAEKNMRPRHRHSNSVDGSSSMSRGDRESLFGDVMEAKKAMAPDKLAELWALDPKRAKRILANRQSAARSKERKARYIIELERKVQTLQTEATTLSAQLTLFQRDTTGLTTENTELKLRLQAMEQQAQLRDALNEALKQELERLKVATGEAVNNNETFNLGMHYMPYNSSSSSFFSLSQQQQQQQQQHQQQQHQQQQGAGGGGGHNDSRAYQTMQLPQFHPSQSNMQGHHPMFSARAQALSEMMQQDQIGRFQGLDISNNGRGTSIVKSEVPSISASESSTTL